From a single Accipiter gentilis chromosome 8, bAccGen1.1, whole genome shotgun sequence genomic region:
- the LRRC8C gene encoding volume-regulated anion channel subunit LRRC8C, whose translation MIPVTEFRQFSEQQPAFRVLKPWWDVFTDYLSVAMLMIGVFGCTLQVMQDKIICLPKRIQPCQNQSNSSNVFNTIPDTTPLPPPKPSTPPATVEMKGLKTDLDLQQYSFINQVCYERALHWYAKYFPYLVLIHTLVFMLCSNFWFKFPGSSSKIEHFISILGKCFDSPWTTRALSEVSGEDSEEKDNRKNNVSKSNTTQPSTEGTLVKTQSLKSIPEKLVVDKGTPGALDKKEGEQAKALFEKVKKFRLHVEEGDILYVMYVRQTVLKVIKFLIIIAYNTALVSEVNFTVVCNVDIEDMTGYKNFCCNHTMAHLFSKLSYCYLCFVSIYGLTCLYTLYWLFYRSLKEYSFEYVRQETGIDDIPDVKNDFAFMLHMIDQYDPLYSKRFAVFLSEVSENKLKQLNLNNEWTADKLRQRLQTNSHSHLELQLFMLSGLPDTVFEITELQSLKLEIINNVMIPATIAQLDNLQELSLHQCSVKIHSAALAFLKENLKILSVKFDDIRELPHWMYGLRNLEELYLIGSLSHDISKNITLESFRELKSLKVLYIKSNLSKIPQSAVDVSSHLQKLCIHNDGTKLVMLNNLKKMVNLTQLELVHCDLERIPHAVFSLLSLQELDLKENNLKSIEEIVSFQHLRKLTILKLWYNSITYIPEHIKKLTSLERLSFSHNKIEVLPSHLFLCNKIRYLDLSYNDIRFIPPEIGVLQSLQYFSITCNKVESVPDELYFCKKLKTLKIGKNNLSVLSPKIGNLVFLSYLDIKGNHFEILPPELGECRALKRTGFTVEDTLFETLPSDVREQMKAE comes from the exons ATGATTCCCGTGACCGAGTTTCGCCAGTTCTCGGAGCAGCAGCCGGCATTCAGGGTGCTGAAACCCTGGTGGGATGTGTTCACGGACTATCTCTCCGTTGCCATGCTGATGATCGGTGTGTTTGGGTGCACGTTACAG GTCATGCAAGACAAGATAATATGCCTTCCAAAGCGCATACAGCCTTGCCAGAACCAATCTAATAGTTCAAATGTGTTTAACACAATCCCAGATACAACCCCCCTTCCTCCACCCAAGCCATCCACCCCTCCAGCTACAGTTGAAATGAAAGGACTGAAGACTGATTTGGACCTTCAGCAGTACAGCTTTATAAATCAGGTGTGCTATGAACGTGCTCTGCACTGGTATGCCAAGTATTTCCCTTATCTTGTCCTTATACACACACTGGTCTTCATGCTGTGTAGTAACTTTTGGTTCAAATTCCCTGGATCGAGCTCCAAAATTGAACACTTCATTTCAATACTCGGGAAGTGTTTCGATTCTCCCTGGACAACAAGAGCCTTATCCGAAGTGTCAGGGGAAGACTCTGAAGAGAAAGATAACAGGAAGAACAACGTAAGCAAGTCTAATACTACCCAGCCAAGCACTGAAGGCACTTTGGTCAAGACACAGTCTTTAAAATCAATCCCTGAGAAGTTAGTTGTGGATAAGGGAACACCTGGGGCATTAGATAAGAAAGAAGGTGAACAGGCCAAAGCACTGTTTGAAAAGGTGAAGAAATTTAGACTGCATGTTGAGGAGGGCGATATACTCTATGTCATGTACGTTCGCCAGACTGTCCTTAAGGTAATTAAATTCCTTATTATTATTGCTTACAATACAGCACTTGTCTCAGAAGTTAATTTTACAGTAGTCTGTAACGTTGATATTGAAGACATGACAGGATATAAGAATTTTTGCTGTAATCACACGATGGCACATCTGTTCTCTAAACTTTCTTACTGCTACCTGTGCTTTGTAAGCATCTATGGCCTCACATGCCTTTATACCCTATACTGGTTGTTCTACCGTTCACTGAAAGAATATTCTTTTGAATATGTTCGGCAAGAGACAGGAATTGATGATATCCCAGATGTCAAGAATGACTTTGCTTTTATGCTTCATATGATCGATCAGTATGATCCTCTCTATTCCAAGCGGTTTGCTGTCTTCCTGtctgaagtcagtgaaaataAGCTGAAACAGCTGAACCTAAACAATGAGTGGACTGCAGATAAACTGCGACAGAGGCTACAGACAAACTCCCATAGCCATTTGGAGCTACAGCTTTTCATGCTCTCTGGACTACCAGACACAGTTTTTGAAATTACTGAGCTACAGTCGTTAAAACTTGAAATAATTAATAATGTAATGATACCAGCAACCATTGCACAGTTGGACAATCTCCAGGAGCTCTCATTGCACCAGTGCTCTGTGAAGATCCACAGTGCTGCCTTGGCATTTCTGAAGGAGAACCTCAAGATCTTGAGCGTCAAGTTTGATGATATCAGAGAACTTCCACACTGGATGTATGGCCTCAGAAATTTGGAAGAGCTCTATTTAATTGGCTCCCTAAGTCATGATATTTCCAAAAACATTACACTGGAGTCTTTTCGGGAACTTAAAAGCCTTAAAGTTCTTTACATAAAAAGTAATTTGTCCAAAATCCCACAATCTGCTGTCGATGTTTCTAGTCACCTGCAAAAATTGTGCATCCATAATGATGGCACTAAGTTAGTGATGCTCAACAACCTGAAGAAGATGGTCAACCTGACACAGCTGGAATTGGTTCATTGTGATTTAGAGCGTATACCGCATGCAGTCTTCAGCCTTCTTAGTCTTCAGGAATTGGATCTAAAGGAAAACAACCTCAAATCCATTGAAGAAATAGTAAGTTTTCAACATCTGCGAAAACTGACAATCCTAAAGCTGTGGTACAACAGTATCACGTACATCCCAGAGCATATAAAGAAACTCACTAGTCTCGAGCGGCTTTCCTTCAGCCATAACAAAATAGAGGTTCTTCCATCCCACCTATTCCTATGCAACAAAATCAGATATTTGGATTTGTCTTACAATGACATTCGCTTTATCCCACCTGAAATAGGAGTTCTGCAGAGTTTACAGTACTTTTCCATTACTTGCAACAAAGTGGAGAGCGTGCCAGATGAACTATACTTTTGCAAAAAACTTAAGACTCTAAAAATTGGGAAAAATAACTTGTCAGTCCTCTCACCTAAAATTGGTAATTTGGTATTCCTCTCCTACTTGGATATTAAAGGCAATCACTTTGAAATCCTCCCACCTGAGCTCGGTGAATGTAGAG